Genomic DNA from Plasmodium relictum strain SGS1 genome assembly, contig: PRELSG_00_v1_95, whole genome shotgun sequence:
atgatGATCAATGGTAGCAGATATATTATACTTGTTTTTCAATTCATGTGATTTTTCCACAGGCATATCAAAGAATTTAGTGATCTTAAAATTATTGGTATCTGAAATTAATTGAtgctttttaaataaatagttAAATTCTTCAATATTGagtttaaaatttttctctTCACAcattatttctattaaatCTAATGGAAACCCATAAGATGTATACAAATCAAAGGCATCTTTTCCACTGAATAATCTGTTactactttttttaataattttatgaaattgATCTACTCCTTTTTCTAACGTTTTATTGAATATGATTTCTTCTTGTTTGatagtattttttatataatttatttttttttcattttgtaaATCCTTAAAAGAGTTCCCTAAAATTTGACAAACGGAATCTACTAATTTGTAAAACCATAAGACAttacttttaatattaaaaacttgTTTTCCAAATCTTATAGCTCTTCTTATAATTCTTCGGATAACATAGTTCCTACCTTCATTGCTTGGGATACACCCATCACTTATAGCAATAGTGACACATCTAATGTGATCACTTATAACTCTATAAGCAGTAtcaattttatctttatcttCTTCGTTTACTTTTCCTCTATATTCAGGAAGATAATCAAAAAGTTCTTTGATTTGTTTAAAAATTGGTTGAAAAAGGTCTGTATCATAATTACTACTTACATTCTGTAAAATGGAGGTGATTCTTTCTAATCCCATTCCTGTATCGATACATGGAAAAGGtaatttattcatatttctattttcatctttattaTATTGCATAAAAACTATATTCCAAATTTCTAAAACACTAGGATCATCCTTGTTAACTAAATTAGATGCATCTCTATTTCCAATTCTATCATAATGAATTTCTGAACATGGGCCACAGGGTCCTGTTTCTGCCATTTCccaaaaattttctttaattccAAATGGTAAAATACGTTTTTCATCTAAATATTTGgaccatattttttttgtttctgtATCTTCTGGACAAGTAGGTAAATTGGGATCTCCTCCATAATATGTTACGTACAATCTGTCTGGGTTTATTTTATAGACATTAGTTAAAAGATCCCAGGCATATTCAATACTTTCTTCTTTAAAATAATCCCCAAAACTCCAATTACCCAACATTTCAAAAAACGTATGATGATAAACATCTTTACCTACATCATCTAAATCATTATGCTTCCCACCTGCTCTTATGCATTTTTGTGTATCAACTGCTCTTTTTAGTTTTCCTAAATCACTATTTTTATCTACATTccctaaaaatatttttttaaattgattCATACCTGCATTAGTAAACAATAAAGTGCTATCATTATAAGGTACTACTGAAGAACTTTCTACTATagtatgattttttttattaaaataatttataaaagtgCTTCTAACTTCTTCTGAAGTCATATATCTagaattacttttttttgtttctccGTTACAGttcatattaaaattattcatagcataattattttcttcattttcttcatcattccttttatcaaaattattCACACTGCCAATATTTTTCATCTTATctgattttattttcaacttactttttattaatctATATATTTCAGATTTATTCTTAACATATAGAGAGTTTATATAActcaaattatttaaatatatatattttttattcctcGTAAAACCTGTAATTAGTACTTTCTTACTAATTCCATTAAATATcataaagaaatttttttttctttttgtatctaaataaaacaagttatttatattaaataaggaacttatatcaaataaattattttttttcaatataaatGGAGTATTAAATGTCTTTGTTACTTTTTCCTTTATTAAGTTTTCTtttctattaataaaatgtgcatattttttttttcctctagatactaaatatattatatttttagattTTGCTACTAcgttatttatttcattaaacactattatatttttgcaAATTCCTAAGATgagtttttcttttatagtTACAAATaagtaaattatataaaaaaataaaaaaatcatatattcattaaatgagaattatatttaaagtatattaatgaattaagttgaataaagaaaaatcatTTCAAAttcaattaatatataaaaacacaTCTCGATGAAAttgtaattaataaaaaaatatgtatttatataataaacaaAAGGCAGAAAAAAGTTTTACAAAACTTTGTTAGTAGCATAATAAAGTTATTAGATAGATAAgttcttaaaaataatatttataaatttaaaatattcctttacaaaaaaaaaaaaaaaaaaaaatgaaatgtaataaaataaaataaattatataaaataataaaattataaaatttttaagcTTTATATAATATGCAAAACTCTATTCTTATAATAGTATTATAAtttgctttttttaattaataatttaacttTATGTAATAACAttaatatatacttttttttttttttttaaatattatcttataaaaatgtaaaagcTTTCATTACTAATAATATCaatatagatatattttttttttttttttaaaagttatataaatatgtaagAACTTCAGATCATTTTttacagaaaaaaataaagaaaaaaaaaaaaaagttaaaaatataataatataaaagaaaattaaataataaaaatattatatttgcattaaaataattcaaattataattattttatatttaatgcGATAGCAAagtaaaaaaacataaaataatttatttttaagtataattaatcatttccttttttattttttattttttcattgtaTTATAATTTgaacatataataaaaatgccAAAATCAAAGAGAAACGTAACAATATCACTGACAAAAGTaaagaagaaattaaataaaaaagaaaagaaagatTTAAAACTTacagaaataaaaaagaatattgaAATTCCAAACATTTACATATATGTTTTAGATATTAGAACATATTCAAACAACAACCTGAAAAAAGTAATAGAACATTTCAAGCCCAATGGAAAGtaaggaaaaataaaaaatagtgGAAGAGCACATATACGCTAATATTCtttaatataatgaaaaaaaatttagcaaaaagaaaaaaaaaaaaaaatattaaaaatatttttaaattaaaaatgtgattattaatataaaaaggaaagaattttaaatttattccatgaaatatataaa
This window encodes:
- the AlaRS gene encoding alanine--tRNA ligase, putative, with the protein product MIFLFFYIIYLFVTIKEKLILGICKNIIVFNEINNVVAKSKNIIYLVSRGKKKYAHFINRKENLIKEKVTKTFNTPFILKKNNLFDISSLFNINNLFYLDTKRKKNFFMIFNGISKKVLITGFTRNKKYIYLNNLSYINSLYVKNKSEIYRLIKSKLKIKSDKMKNIGSVNNFDKRNDEENEENNYAMNNFNMNCNGETKKSNSRYMTSEEVRSTFINYFNKKNHTIVESSSVVPYNDSTLLFTNAGMNQFKKIFLGNVDKNSDLGKLKRAVDTQKCIRAGGKHNDLDDVGKDVYHHTFFEMLGNWSFGDYFKEESIEYAWDLLTNVYKINPDRLYVTYYGGDPNLPTCPEDTETKKIWSKYLDEKRILPFGIKENFWEMAETGPCGPCSEIHYDRIGNRDASNLVNKDDPSVLEIWNIVFMQYNKDENRNMNKLPFPCIDTGMGLERITSILQNVSSNYDTDLFQPIFKQIKELFDYLPEYRGKVNEEDKDKIDTAYRVISDHIRCVTIAISDGCIPSNEGRNYVIRRIIRRAIRFGKQVFNIKSNVLWFYKLVDSVCQILGNSFKDLQNEKKINYIKNTIKQEEIIFNKTLEKGVDQFHKIIKKSSNRLFSGKDAFDLYTSYGFPLDLIEIMCEEKNFKLNIEEFNYLFKKHQLISDTNNFKITKFFDMPVEKSHELKNKYNISATIDHHKYNWNNNEIKNDFKLKSSIQVIYDGTNFLDNISFANNDKKYALILNETNFYYENGGQIYDIGFIQNDNMNFQVLNVQKFNDYILHIGVLLKGNISIKNEVETVVDFQRRKLIACNHTATHLLNFMIRKVLSDYVTMRNNQIKQNEKCKDNDKEVNYLVEKENIKCSNQENGTINGEMYSINKEDDSCSIFSCDQKGSLVDEEKLRFDFSFFGNINIELISKIENEINHLIKEELNVSVRNMDLTESKRIKGIRAIFEEDYADKVNVVFIDKDVNKILDNLDVNYTYLCSIELCGGTHIANTKYIKKFIITSEESIGKGIYRITAVTNKKAEEVEKKFNDLYIKYKSIFENSNENNLTDVQNYKRILKEDKFLPYIKKYYILQDIEKIEKSIIEKTKNMQKELYNKAMNIGRLYSLEKKHNNLLDVKFFDEIKGNQKVLEKIIQSYTKNNKNISYFFIISDGNNTYCVFEVKDSLKNKNIQADIFMKEIMKFVEGHSGGNKKKAFGSTIKDKGFDLKNFVEETIKNHY